The following are encoded together in the Oryzias melastigma strain HK-1 linkage group LG17, ASM292280v2, whole genome shotgun sequence genome:
- the LOC112147570 gene encoding myocilin translates to MWLQVSLSFFSFLFCQCQAQSQASLRRFNDPAGRCHYTFTVPSPTESSCSGSSTKQELTGVLSRLTLVEALVSRLVDGADGSSGAGTAEESLQEAYSQVTRERDQLQQDKEHLSRQVQKLQTSLAELDREAESLRKRSCQQTEASEGALYNYRPGKDPVHDLRNDAYQEMKAEVTELPASRLLPEGNLSFTGCGELLSVGNPVLHRKADSITGKYGVWLQDPDPRGPGFTNQTVWRIDAVGTDVRQLFMYEDMEQFSRGFPSKVLVLPEPVESTGATLYRGSLYYQRRRSRTLIRYDLVTESLASRLELPHAGFHGQHPYSWGGYTDIDLAVDERGLWAIYSTTKAKGAIVISQLDPVSLQVKESWETKIRKNSVANAFMVCGRLYTVASYTAANTTINFTFDTATGEGRATSVPFKNRYHYNSMVDYNHAHRKLYAWDNFHMVTYDVRLGRPRHGAK, encoded by the exons ATGTGGCTCCAAGTATCTCtctccttcttctccttcttgtTCTGTCAATGTCAGGCTCAAAGCCAAGCCTCTCTCCGCCGCTTTAACGACCCGGCCGGACGCTGCCATTACACCTTCACTGTGCCCAGTCCAACGGAGTCCAGCTGCTCTGGAAGCAGCACCAAGCAAGAACTGACCGGAGTCCTGTCTCGGCTCACCTTGGTTGAAGCTCTTGTCAGTCGCCTGGTTGATGGAGCGGATGGAAGCAGCGGTGCCGGGACGGCGGAGGAGAGTCTCCAGGAAGCTTACAGCCAGGTCACAAGGGAAAGGGaccagctgcagcaggacaaGGAGCATCTGAGCCGACAGGTCCAGAAGCTGCAGACCTCTCTGGCCGAGCTGGACCGGGAGGCGGAGAGCCTGAGGAAGAGATCCTGCCAACAGACTGAAGCTTCTGAGGGAGCTCTGTACAACTACAGACCTGGCAAAG ATCCTGTACATGATTTGAGGAACGATGCCTATCAGGAGATGAAGGCCGAGGTGACAGAGCTTCCTGCATCCCGCCTGCTCCCTGAGGGAAACCTGAGCTTCACAG GGTGTGGAGAGCTACTGTCGGTGGGAAACCCTGTGCTGCACAGGAAAGCTGATAGCATAACAGGAAAGTACGGCGTGTGGCTGCAGGACCCCGACCCTCGGGGCCCCGGTTTCACCAACCAAACGGTGTGGCGCATCGACGCAGTGGGGACAGACGTGCGTCAGCTCTTCATGTATGAAGACATGGAGCAGTTTTCTCGAGGCTTCCCCTCTAAAGTCTTGGTTCTACCAGAGCCGGTGGAGAGCACAGGCGCCACCCTCTACAGAGGCTCGCTTTACTACCAACGCCGACGGAGCCGCACGCTGATCCGCTACGACCTGGTGACGGAGAGTCTGGCATCTCGCCTGGAGCTGCCGCACGCTGGCTTTCACGGCCAGCACCCTTACTCCTGGGGGGGCTACACAGACATTGACCTCGCCGTGGATGAGCGGGGTCTGTGGGCCATCTACAGCACGACCAAAGCCAAAGGCGCCATCGTCATTTCCCAGCTGGACCCGGTCAGTCTGCAGGTGAAGGAGAGCTGGGAGACCAAGATCAGGAAGAACTCGGTTGCCAACGCCTTCATGGTGTGTGGACGCTTGTACACGGTGGCCAGCTACACCGCCGCAAACACCACCATCAACTTCACGTTCGACACAGCCACTGGTGAGGGCCGGGCCACCTCTGTGCCCTTCAAGAACAGGTACCACTACAACAGCATGGTGGACTACAACCACGCCCACAGGAAGCTGTACGCGTGGGACAACTTCCATATGGTCACGTATGACGTCAGACTGGGCAGACCCCGCCACGGAGCCAAGTAA